A genomic window from Populus alba chromosome 19, ASM523922v2, whole genome shotgun sequence includes:
- the LOC118038498 gene encoding transcription factor bHLH162-like, translating to MIAKTGGTMMQSRSNISCTKTERKVVERNRRNQMKSLYSNLNSLLPNQNFKEAQPLPDQIDRAINYIKSLEEKLEKAREKKESLARSRKRSYTCTFDPISSAASKSPQLKIHEIGSALEIVLTSGLDNQFLFYEIISILHEEGVEVVSANFQALGDSLFHIVHAQMKGSADGFGAARVTERLNRFISGSTSEIELDSELWDFADHPETNWEF from the exons ATGATTGCAAAAACTGGAGGGACAATGATGCAGAGTAGGTCTAATATTTCTTGTACAAAAACAGAGAGGAAAGTCGTTGAGAGAAATAGGAGAAATCAAATGAAAAGCCTTTACTCCAATCTCAATTCTCTCCTCCCTAATCAAAACTTCAAG GAAGCACAGCCCCTGCCTGATCAGATAGATCGAGcaataaactatataaagagTCTGGAGGAAAAGTTGGAGAAAGccagggaaaagaaagaaagcttaGCAAGAAGCAGAAAACGATCATATACATGCACTTTTGATCCTATATCAAGTGCTGCATCAAAATCACCTCAGCTAAAAATCCATGAGATTGGTTCAGCTCTAGAGATAGTTTTGACAAGTGGGCTAGATAATCAGTTCttattttatgagattattagCATTCTTCATGAAGAAGGTGTAGAAGTTGTCAGTGCTAATTTTCAAGCTCTTGGAGATTCCCTTTTCCATATTGTCCACGCACAg ATGAAGGGATCTGCTGATGGTTTTGGAGCTGCAAGAGTAACTGAGAGACTGAACAGGTTTATTAGCGGATCCACAAGTGAAATAGAGCTGGATTCAGAGCTATGGGATTTCGCAGATCATCCTGAGACTAATTGGGAATTCTAA